One part of the Anopheles coustani chromosome 2, idAnoCousDA_361_x.2, whole genome shotgun sequence genome encodes these proteins:
- the LOC131261937 gene encoding probable cytochrome P450 303a1, with amino-acid sequence MWYFVACCIVLLLLWLHLDNLRPANFPPGPKWYPIVGSALSLMSARNKTGMLCKAVERIAFDYPEHRGVIGFKIGKDMAVMAVTAESLKEMMNNEDFDGRPTGIFYETRTWGLRRGVLLTDEQFWQEQRRFIVRHLKEFGFARRGMTEIIQNEAAFIRKDFEELIAQSGDGCAVVQMQGAFSVYVLNTLWLMMAGVRYGKDNSDLKYLQSLLHELFVNIDMMGALFSHFPFLRFVAPRLSGYQQFVEIHECMHRFIGAEVERHQRNFNPDDEPRDLMDVYLRTLENNNAPSDSFSREQLLAVCLDMFIAGSETTTKTLDFAFLYIVRNPPVMRRIQQEIDEVVGRSRLPTLEDRPNMPYCEAATLEGLRLFMSNTFGIPHRALKDTKLCGYDIPKDTMLIGMFRGMMLDENLWENPTHYVPERFLKDGKIHIPAQYHPFGVGKHRCMGELMAKSNLFLFLTTTLQSFDLLLPKGEPFPSDVPLDGATPSVRKYHVAIRPR; translated from the exons ATGTGGTACTTTGTCGCATGCTGCATAGTGCTGCTATTGTTATGGCTCCACCTCGACAACCTGAGACCGGCTAACTTCCCGCCCGGTCCGAAATGGTACCCGATAGTCGGCAGCGCGCTCTCGCTCATGTCCGCCCGCAACAAAACAGGAATGCTGTGCAAGGCGGTCGAGCGCATTGCCTTCGATTACCCCGAGCATCGAGGGGTCATTGGCTTCAAGATCGGCAAAGACATGGCGGTGATGGCGGTTACGGCCGAATCGCTCAAGGAGATGATGAACAACGAAGACTTTGACGGACGGCCAACGGGCATCTTCTACGAAACGCGCACCTGGGGTCTCCGGCGCGGAGTTCTGCTCACTGACGAGCAGTTCTGGCAAGAGCAGCGACGCTTCATCGTCCGCCATCTGAAGGAATTCGGCTTTGCCCGGCGCGGAATGACGGAGATCATCCAGAACGAGGCGGCCTTCATCCGCAAGGACTTCGAGGAGCTGATAGCGCAGAGCGGCGACGGATGCGCCGTGGTGCAGATGCAGGGCGCCTTCTCCGTGTACGTCCTCAATACGCTGTGGCTCATGATGGCCGGTGTGCGGTACGGGAAGGACAACAGCGACCTGAAGTACCTGCAGTCGCTGCTGCACGAACTGTTCGTCAACATCGACATGATGGGTGCGCTGTTCAGCCACTTCCCGTTCCTGAGGTTCGTAGCTCCGCGACTCTCCGGCTACCAGCAGTTCGTGGAGATCCACGAGTGCATGCACCGGTTCATAGGGGCCGAGGTGGAGCGCCATCAGCGCAACTTCAATCCCGACGACGAACCACGTGACCTGATGGACGTGTACCTGCGGACGCTGGAGAACAACAACGCACCGTCGGACAGCTTCTCCCGCGAACAGCTGCTCGCCGTTTGCCTGGACATGTTCATCGCCGGCTCGGAGACGACCACCAAAACTCTCGACTTCGCCTTCCTGTACATCGTGCGCAATCCACCGGTCATGCGCCGGATACAGCAAGAAATCGACGAGGTTGTCGGCCGCAGCCGGCTACCAACACTGGAGGATCGTCCAAA CATGCCATACTGTGAAGCAGCGACCCTGGAAGGATTGCGTTTGTTCATGTCGAATACATTCGGTATTCCACATCGAGCACTAAAGGACACCAAACTCTGCGGTTACGACATTCCCAAG GACACCATGCTGATAGGCATGTTCCGCGGGATGATGCTGGACGAGAATCTTTGGGAAAATCCGACCCACTACGTGCCGGAGCGATTCTTAAAGGACGGCAAAATACACATCCCGGCGCAGTACCATCCCTTCGGTGTGGGAAAGCACCGGTGCATGGGTGAGCTGATGGCCAAAAGTAACCTGTTCCTGTTCCTGACGACCACACTGCAGTCGTTCGATCTGCTGCTGCCCAAGGGAGAGCCCTTTCCGTCGGATGTACCGCTTGACGGAGCGACACCGAGCGTCCGGAAGTACCACGTTGCCATCCGTCCCCGCTGA
- the LOC131263087 gene encoding neural proliferation differentiation and control protein 1, with amino-acid sequence MTFRSICLSYLAIWNIFLVLPIVTSDNDYISGYRRRLHPMTPMSWTKDGDTAENMVKTINIWIEEQARRRFLKHLQSMQAASSKPAPIPSFADPGVTYTYQLPLSNQINSVEPINFAVGPSDPRFYDQASGVAREPDLEDDETDVDDGFPYRSGPEPDAERPKDHRRESELTNDAEPIMDQDLVYGYRHPPPPPPIRPKLGKGTHMRNQANAKNTLTTPAPGGSQLVDRRNSNGVVQQPIELGTGLGMYLIALIAGISAAITVALISIGFGWYTLHKRTKAAADVEYPAYGVTGPNRDSTAGSTAAAAGDRKLAQNAQMYHYQHQKQQIIAMENTTRSANHSEQPSEDENEEGDYTVYECPGLAPTGEMEVKNPLFLEEGPVNGVSLQPSISGEGPALGVVYLEKPVQPQAHNNNKKSGT; translated from the exons ATGACCTTTCGCAGCATTTGTTTGTCCTATCTCGCAATATGGAACATTTTCCTGGTGCTCCCGATCGTTACATCGGACAATGATTACATCTCAG GATATCGACGAAGATTACATCCAATGACGCCGATGTCCTGGACAAAGG ATGGCGATACGGCGGAAAATATGGTGAAAACGATCAACATTTGGATCGAAGAGCAGGCGCGGCGTCGCTTTTTGAAGCACCTACAGAGTATGCAGGCGGCCAGTAGCAAACCCGCTCCGATACCATCGTTTGCCGACCCTGGCGTGACCTACACCTACCAGCTGCCCCTGAGTAATCAGATCAATTCGGTCGAACCGATTAACTTTGCGGTCGGACCAAGTGATCCACGGTTCTACGATCAGGCCAGCGGTGTTGCCCGGGAACCGGACCTGGAGGACGACGAGACCGACGTTGACGATGGCTTTCCGTACCGCTCGGGACCGGAACCAGATGCCGAAAGGCCGAAGGATCATCGGCGCGAGTCGGAATTGACCAACGACGCGGAGCCGATAATGGACCAGGACTTGGTGTACGGTTACCGTcatccgccaccaccgcccccGATCCGACCCAAGCTGGGCAAGGGCACGCACATGCGCAATCAGGCCAATGCCAAAAACACCCTCACCACACCGGCGCCCGGCGGCTCGCAGCTTGTGGACCGACGCAACTCGAACGGAGTGGTGCAGCAACCCATCGAGCTCGGCACCGGCCTGGGCATGTATCTGATCGCGCTGATCGCGGGTATCAGTGCGGCCATAACGGTGGCTCTGATTTCGATCGGGTTCGGATGGTACAC GCTGCACAAACGGACCAAAGCAGCGGCCGATGTGGAGTATCCGGCGTACGGAGTGACCGGACCGAATCGAGACTCGACGGCGGGCTCCACCGCTGCTGCCGCCGGCGATCGCAAACTGGCCCAGAACGCCCAGATGtaccactaccagcaccagAAGCAACAGATCATCGCGATGGAAAACACCACGCGCAGCGCCAACCACTCCGAGCAACCCAGCGAGGACGAGAACGAGGAAGGCGACTACACGGTCTACGAGTGCCCTGGTCTGGCACCG ACTGGTGAAATGGAAGTGAAGAACCCGCTTTTCCTTGAAGAAGGACCAGTGAATGGAGTCTCCCTGCAACCATCGATCAGTGGTGAAGGTCCAGCCCTGGGGGTGGTCTATTTGGAAAAACCCGTGCAACCGCAGGCccacaacaataacaaaaaatcg ggtACATAA
- the LOC131263351 gene encoding homer protein homolog 2 has translation MGEQPIFTCNAHVFHIDPKTKRTWITASSKAIAVSFFYDSSRNLYRIISVEGSKAVINSTITPNMTFTQTSQKFGQWSDVRANTVYGLGFASEAELGKFIVKFQEVKEATKDALNKASANGNSAAASANASPITARASVNSGDIFETGNLEPPLAPANNTTTSCKTDSPSHNISETNANNLNNELKQLSINNSSSSDGTVTSSSEQQLKYENERLKLALAQSSANAKKWEIELATLKSNNLRLTSALQESTANVDEWKRQLHSYKEENQRLKLRYQDLEAGKGAPPGNAAAAAGASSEITEELRREIVSLKTRIEGLEAELMNQEVELKAANKSLKDKQNDPMLKQMNTLCNQFNAQIAELSGIHKEMEKLIHAQHKST, from the exons ATGGG GGAGCAACCAATTTTCACTTGCAACGCTCATGTGTTCCACATAGATCCCAAGACCAAGCGGACCTGGATAACTGCAAGCTCGAAGGCGATTGCCGTTAGTTTCTTCTATGATTCCTCCCGTAACCTGTATCGTATCATCAGTGTGGAAGGAAGCAAG GCTGTTATTAATTCGACAATTACCCCGAATATGACATTCACCCAAACTTCTCAAAAGTTTGGCCAATGGAGCGATGTGCGTGCCAATACAGTGTACGGGCTTGGTTTTGCATCGGAAGCTGAGCTTGGTAAG TTTATAGTTAAATTTCAAGAGGTTAAAGAAGCCACCAAAGATGCCCTTAACAAGGCGTCTGCCAACGGTAACTCGGCTGCTGCTTCGGCTAACGCATCGCCGATAACGGCACGTGCGTCGGTCAACAGTGGGGATATTTTTGAAACTGGAAATTTGGAACCACCGCTTGCACCGGCAAACAACACCACGACG AGTTGCAAAACCGACAGTCCATCGCACAACATCagtgaaacaaatgccaaCAACCTAAATAACGAACTAAAGCAGCTGTCAATTAATAACTCGTCGTCTAGCGATGGTACGGTCACTTCGTCATCGGAGCAACAACTGAAATACGAAAATGAAAGATTAAAGCTGGCCCTGGCACAAAG TTCTGCTAACGCTAAAAAATGGGAAATAGAGTTAGCCACTTTGAAGAGCAACAATCTACGACTCACCAGTGCTTTGCAG GAGTCAACGGCAAATGTCGACGAATGGAAACGCCAGCTACACTCGTACAAGGAGGAAAATCAACGATTAAAACTACGTTATCAGGATCTAGAGGCTGGTAAGGGTGCTCCCCCGGGCAATGCCGCTGCGGCTGCTGGTGCCAGCAGCGAGATCACGGAGGAACTGCGGCGCGAGATCGTTTCGCTGAAAACGCGCATCGAGGGACTCGAAGCCGAACTGATGAACCAAGAGGTGGAGTTGAAGGCCGCAAATAAATCGCTGAAGGATAAGCAAAACGATCCAATG CTGAAGCAGATGAATACATTGTGTAATCAGTTCAATGCTCAGATAGCTGAACTTAGTGGCATTCACAAAGAAATGGAGAAGCTTATTCACGCACAGCATAAATCTACTTGA
- the LOC131262699 gene encoding U4/U6.U5 small nuclear ribonucleoprotein 27 kDa protein, whose product MPSSPKRRKERERPRRRKRSRDRSERDRSVGRDRKRSSERERDRDRDRDRSRRKSRSRSRSRSRSRSYERNLDKPMPSTSSRRAAQLKPMVPESELEGKTPEEQEMLKTMGFCGFDSTKGKKVEGNDVGEVHVILKRKYRQYMNRKGGFNRPLDFVA is encoded by the exons ATGCCTTCGTCTCCCAAGCGCAGGAAAGAACGCGAACGGCCCAGGCGCCGGAAGCGCTCTCGGGACCGTAGTGAAAGAGACCGTTCCGTAGGTCG CGACCGAAAACGTTCATCCGAGCGGGAAAGGGATCGTGATCGTGACCGCGATCGTAGCAGAAGAAAGTCTAGATCCAGATCAAGATCGCGTTCGAGATCGAG GTCGTACGAGCGCAATCTAGACAAACCGATGCCATCGACATCGTCACGGCGTGCGGCACAATTGAAACCGATGGTACCGGAGTCCGAGCTTGAAGGTAAAACACCCGAAGAGCAGGAGATGCTGAAAACCATGGGCTTCTGTGGATTCGACTCGACCAAAGGCAAAAAGGTGGAAGGGAACGATGTCGGCGAGGTTCACGTCATATTGAAGCGCAAGTATCGCCAGTACATGAACCGTAAGGGTGGTTTCAATCGACCATTGGACTTCGTTGCGTAA